The sequence below is a genomic window from Tenacibaculum tangerinum.
GGCTCCTGTTTCACCTTGTTTGTTAACTGCAATATAGCCTACCTGAAAATTTTTAAAATCGCTATTCGGTTTGTTTACAATTCGAGCAATCGCTTCTTCACAGGCTTCTTGCGGACTTTTTCCTTGGCGCATTAACTCTACAATTAAAAAGCTTCCTACTGTTTTTAATACTTCTTCTCCTAATCCAGTAGCAACTGCTGCTCCTACCTCGTTATCTACAAACAAGCCTCCTCCAATAATGGGTGAATCTCCTACTCTACCCGCCATTTTGTATGCCAAACCGCTAGTGGTGCAAGCCCCAGAAATATTCCCTTCTTTGTCTATAGCCAGCATACCAATGGTGTCGTGATTTTCAATATTGATAATGGGTTTGTATTCTGATTTCTCTTTCCATTTTTCCCATGCTTTTTTAGAAGGTTCTGTCAGTAAATTTTCACGTTCAAATCCTTGAGATATGGCAAATTGTTCAGCTCCTTCACCTGCTAACATTACGTGTGGCGTTTCTTCCATTACTTTTCTGGCTACCGAAATTACATGTTTTATATTTTTTACGCATAAAACAGCTCCGTAATTCCCTTTGTCATCCATAATACAAGCGTCTAAGGTTACATTTCCATCTCTATCGGGCAATCCGCCTTTTCCAACCGATTGTCCTTTTTCATTGGCTTCTTCAATTCTACACCCTGCTTCTACAGCATCTAATGCTGAACCACCTTTTTCTAACACTTTGGCGGCAGTTTCTACAGCCAATGGGGTATTCCACGTAGCTATGACTAGTGGTCTTACAGCAGAAGTACTCGTTTTTACTGTTTCTTTTTTTTCTGGTGACTTCTCTTCTAATTTACAAGCTATTAATAAGACAAGTGCCAATAGTCCTACTACTATTGTTGCTTTTTTTTGTATAAAATTGATTTGTTTCATTGGGGAAATATAGTAAGTTTTATGTTTTTAATTTCTTTTTTTGTAAAATCGTGTTATCGTATTTGAATTTCATCTACAAACAACCACGATTTTCCATCGTGTTTGTAGCCTAGATGCCATTCTGGTAAGTTTCCTAATTTTTTAGCGATGACCTTTACGTAACGAGCTGTTTTTCCTTTAAAAGCATAGCCTACTTTTTCTATAGATACATTTTCACGAGGCTCAGTTGTATGTAGTTTTGTTTTTGTAAGGGTTGTATAGGTCTTTCCATCAGAAGATATCAAGTATTCGATTTCAGTAGGTAAGAAAATCCACGAGCGTTGGTCTTCTAAAAAATTTACTTGAATGTACTCTAGCCACTTTTCTTTTCCTAAATCTACAACAGCCACCAAATCTGTATCGAAATATCCTTGCCAAGTTCCCGTTCTAAAATCATTGGCTCCCAAGACACCGTCAATCAGCGCATTTTTTCCTCCTGCATTGTATTGATTGGCATATGTTGTTTGTAAATCTATGGTAACATTCGGGTCTATTTTATATAAATCGGTAGTAATTGTAGCACTTTTGTTTCCATTTTTTTCAGCATACACCTGTAAAGTACCTTTTTCAGAAACTTGAATAGGTGTCGTGTATTTTAGAAAATTTCCTTCATTCAATGCGTAATAAATCGTAGCTTCCTTATCTACATTTTCCAAGGTTAATTTGGTACTTCCTTTGAAAGCGATGTCTCCTTTGGCGATAAAAGGCGCGGGTACAATTTCATATTCGTCAATACTTGTAACGGGTTCTTGTCCTTCTTTAGTACCCCATTCAGAAGGGGTATTCGTCATAAAAAATTCTAATACTCCTCCCTCAATAATTTCTTGGTGGTGTATAAAGGTTCTATCTAACAATTTTCCGTTTAAAAGTACCTTTTCAATGTATGTGTTTTCTGTTGATAAATGATGTGCTACTACGGTAAAATCTTTTCCATTTTCTAGGTATATGGTGGTCTTTTTAAACAACGGATTTCCGATTATATACTGATTAGATGCTGGTGTTACTGGATAAAATCCTAGGCTGCTAAAAATATACCAGGCACTCATTTGCCCGCAATCTTCATTCCCCGAAATTCCATCAGGTGTATTGGTGTATTGTTCGGTTAAGATTTGACGAATTCTTTCTTGTGTTTTATGGGGTTTGTTCACAAAATTGTATAAATACGCCATGTGGTGACTGGGTTCGTTTCCGTGTGCGTATTGCCCTATCAATCCTGTAATATCTACCTGATGGCGACCAGAAGTACTGTCGTTCGCGGTAAATAATTTGTCTAAATTGGTTTCTAATTGCTTTTTTCCTCCTAGTAATTTTATAAAACCTGAAATATCTTGAGGCACGTAAAAACTGTACTGCCAAGAGTTGGCTTCTGTATAATTAAAGTTGACTTCATAGGGGTCGAACGGAGTAAACCATGTGTTTCTAAAACGTCCTCGCATAAACTGACTTTGGGGGTCGAAAACATTCTTATAATTTTGGGCTCTTTTTATGTAGGTCTTGTAGTCTTCTTCATTTTCTAAAGCTTTTGCCATTCGTGCTATCGTCCAATCATCATAGGCATATTCAAGGGTTTTAG
It includes:
- a CDS encoding N(4)-(beta-N-acetylglucosaminyl)-L-asparaginase, whose product is MKQINFIQKKATIVVGLLALVLLIACKLEEKSPEKKETVKTSTSAVRPLVIATWNTPLAVETAAKVLEKGGSALDAVEAGCRIEEANEKGQSVGKGGLPDRDGNVTLDACIMDDKGNYGAVLCVKNIKHVISVARKVMEETPHVMLAGEGAEQFAISQGFERENLLTEPSKKAWEKWKEKSEYKPIINIENHDTIGMLAIDKEGNISGACTTSGLAYKMAGRVGDSPIIGGGLFVDNEVGAAVATGLGEEVLKTVGSFLIVELMRQGKSPQEACEEAIARIVNKPNSDFKNFQVGYIAVNKQGETGAYSIHEWFSYNLYKNGENKNIKSDFILNRKE
- a CDS encoding GH92 family glycosyl hydrolase, translating into MKIKFLFFFILVVLLVGCHQQPTISKAQKEKSLTSYVNPFIGTGGHGHTYPGATLPFGMMQLSPDTRLDGWDGCSGYHYSDSEIYGFSHTHLSGTGVSDYGDILLMPTNKVIFNNGADGKEGYKSKFSHEQEVAAPGYYKVFLEDTNINIELTVAERSGIHKYTFPEKEKQVLIVDLEHRDEVLDAKLTVDSNTEISGYRHSKAWATNQQLFFTIQFSKPFTKVTFLKDKKEGKQVKAAFEFDENTGNTIELAVAISPVDVNGAKKNLQQEIAGKTFEQVKKNAQQVWEQQLEKIVVEDASNDNKVNFYTAMYHTMIAPNLYQDVDGRYRGMDLKVHETNDFQYYTVFSLWDTYRATHPLYTLIEQERTNDFINTFLAKYDEGGIMPIWDLAGCYTGCMIGYHAVPVIADAYMKGIRNYDTSKAFEAMKHSAVQDKLGLESYKKYGFIPVEKESESVSKTLEYAYDDWTIARMAKALENEEDYKTYIKRAQNYKNVFDPQSQFMRGRFRNTWFTPFDPYEVNFNYTEANSWQYSFYVPQDISGFIKLLGGKKQLETNLDKLFTANDSTSGRHQVDITGLIGQYAHGNEPSHHMAYLYNFVNKPHKTQERIRQILTEQYTNTPDGISGNEDCGQMSAWYIFSSLGFYPVTPASNQYIIGNPLFKKTTIYLENGKDFTVVAHHLSTENTYIEKVLLNGKLLDRTFIHHQEIIEGGVLEFFMTNTPSEWGTKEGQEPVTSIDEYEIVPAPFIAKGDIAFKGSTKLTLENVDKEATIYYALNEGNFLKYTTPIQVSEKGTLQVYAEKNGNKSATITTDLYKIDPNVTIDLQTTYANQYNAGGKNALIDGVLGANDFRTGTWQGYFDTDLVAVVDLGKEKWLEYIQVNFLEDQRSWIFLPTEIEYLISSDGKTYTTLTKTKLHTTEPRENVSIEKVGYAFKGKTARYVKVIAKKLGNLPEWHLGYKHDGKSWLFVDEIQIR